A genomic stretch from Lathyrus oleraceus cultivar Zhongwan6 chromosome 2, CAAS_Psat_ZW6_1.0, whole genome shotgun sequence includes:
- the LOC127123798 gene encoding uncharacterized protein LOC127123798 has translation MYAGRSRVRVMTLKQKISNFKKGNQSMDKYLQGIKAISDELSIIDHPLDETDLVIHTLNGLTNEYREISAALRSRESPIVFAELHEKLMDFETIHHRAAQEAADIVSTANVVTRNKADHYRNNNRDSSPTQRTGERKIVCQFCDKPGHVAKNCY, from the coding sequence ATGTATGCTGGCCGCTCTCGTGTGCGTGTAATGACACTCAAACAAAAAATTTCCAATTTCAAAAAAGGAAATCAATCCATGGATAAATACCTTCAAGGAATTAAAGCCATCTCAGATGAATTATCAATCATAGATCACCCCCTTGATGAAACTGATCTTGTGATTCACACGCTCAATGGCTTAACCAATGAGTATCGTGAAATTTCTGCTGCACTTAGAAGTAGAGAGTCTCCAATTGTCTTTGCTGAATTACATGAAAAGCTTATGGACTTTGAAACCATCCATCATCGTGCAGCGCAAGAGGCAGCTGATATTGTTTCCACTGCTAATGTTGTCACAAGAAATAAAGCGGATCACTACAGGAACAACAACCGCGACTCCTCCCCTACTCAACGAACTGGTGAAAGAAAAATTGTATGTCAGTTTTGTGACAAGCCAGGCCATGTTGCGAAGAACTGCTACTGA